Proteins encoded together in one Myxococcales bacterium window:
- a CDS encoding tetratricopeptide repeat protein: MRPSIARVALVSLVAVTAATTLVASTERVASAQGVDEGRQRFTRGMELYKEGNFHAALAEFRAAYAAAPSYRLLYNLGQTLYQLQDYAGAVRAFEQYLSEGGDRVEAERKKEVDGELVKLRQRVATLNFVVNVPEAEVTVDDEPRGASSKPVLVSAGRRKLSVTASGYQTETRVIDVAGSQKVEVKIELKPIGGVSRDPGSGQPVKPESHPKSRTPFYIGLGITGALAGGTAVFAIVASGKHSDFEKAIETPGSTKTVIDDARSSTRTMSLVADIFAGATLLSAGLTVMAFVLTSGEEAPTTGKLVLPKVTAKPVFGPGSLGVVGTF; this comes from the coding sequence ATGAGACCTTCGATCGCACGTGTGGCCCTCGTTTCGCTCGTCGCCGTCACCGCGGCGACCACGCTCGTCGCGAGCACCGAGCGCGTCGCGAGCGCGCAGGGCGTCGACGAGGGGCGCCAGCGTTTCACGCGCGGCATGGAGCTCTACAAGGAGGGCAACTTCCACGCGGCGCTCGCCGAGTTCCGCGCGGCGTACGCGGCCGCTCCGTCGTACCGCCTCCTCTACAACCTCGGTCAGACGCTCTACCAACTGCAAGACTACGCGGGCGCCGTGCGCGCCTTCGAGCAGTACCTCTCGGAGGGCGGCGATCGCGTCGAGGCCGAGCGCAAAAAAGAGGTCGATGGCGAGCTCGTGAAGCTTCGTCAGCGGGTGGCGACGCTCAACTTCGTCGTCAACGTGCCCGAGGCCGAGGTCACCGTCGACGACGAGCCCCGCGGCGCCTCGTCGAAGCCGGTCCTCGTGAGCGCGGGTCGGCGCAAGCTCTCCGTCACGGCCTCGGGCTACCAGACCGAGACGCGCGTCATCGACGTGGCCGGCTCGCAGAAGGTCGAGGTCAAAATCGAGCTGAAGCCCATCGGAGGCGTCTCGCGGGATCCGGGCTCGGGTCAGCCCGTGAAGCCCGAGAGCCACCCGAAGAGCCGCACGCCGTTCTACATCGGCTTGGGCATCACGGGCGCGCTCGCTGGCGGCACGGCCGTGTTCGCGATCGTCGCCTCGGGGAAACACTCCGACTTCGAGAAGGCCATCGAGACTCCAGGCAGCACCAAGACCGTCATCGACGACGCGCGCAGCTCGACGCGCACCATGTCGCTCGTGGCCGACATCTTCGCCGGCGCCACGCTCTTGTCGGCGGGCCTCACCGTCATGGCGTTCGTGCTCACCTCGGGCGAAGAGGCGCCGACCACCGGCAAGCTCGTGCTCCCGAAGGTCACCGCCAAGCCGGTCTTCGGCCCGGGCTCGCTCGGGGTCGTCGGCACGTTCTGA
- a CDS encoding CDP-alcohol phosphatidyltransferase family protein — MSLETLDTHSPSKPVVAVAQVATPGDVVEPRSLSAVEEHGPLPAEDVDTILYEMTDPLNRYYRYPVAKGMLPLFMRLPFTPNQITAFHACLGLTAGVLIARGTPRDLVVAFFLAEARMIFDCLDGVVARAKKLGSPMGRTIDEMGDMVGYVGMQIGTLVHIHRHYPDESLVFMLAAGMLVPGWMAMTYDYYKRTFTSFLKGTNDGPAEELVRRSAKRAREGGGGIVVRFALMFEWLQATLLTPFALPQLVERIRKETAVPGAGVTDPELEAAARGVRRRAKSPGFRRLLRFTSIVTGDNAITFFNFGLLTFSLAKVEKTMIVAGFVTFVVVALTCAAWVKKGTSDDAA; from the coding sequence ATGTCCCTCGAAACGCTCGACACGCATTCCCCCTCGAAACCGGTCGTCGCCGTCGCTCAGGTGGCCACGCCGGGCGACGTCGTCGAGCCTCGTTCGCTCTCGGCCGTCGAAGAGCACGGCCCGCTCCCCGCCGAGGACGTCGACACGATCCTCTACGAGATGACGGACCCGCTGAACCGATACTACCGGTACCCGGTGGCCAAGGGGATGTTGCCGCTCTTCATGCGGCTCCCGTTCACGCCGAACCAGATCACGGCGTTCCACGCCTGCCTCGGGCTCACCGCGGGCGTTCTGATCGCGCGGGGCACGCCGAGGGATCTCGTCGTGGCGTTCTTCCTCGCCGAGGCCCGCATGATCTTCGACTGCCTCGACGGCGTCGTCGCGCGCGCGAAGAAGCTCGGCTCGCCCATGGGCCGCACGATCGACGAGATGGGCGACATGGTCGGCTACGTGGGCATGCAGATCGGCACGCTCGTGCACATCCACCGCCACTACCCCGACGAGAGCCTCGTCTTCATGCTCGCCGCCGGCATGCTCGTGCCGGGCTGGATGGCGATGACGTACGACTACTACAAGCGCACCTTCACGAGCTTCCTCAAGGGCACGAACGACGGCCCCGCGGAGGAGCTCGTGCGGCGGAGCGCCAAGCGCGCGCGAGAGGGCGGGGGAGGGATCGTCGTCCGCTTCGCGCTCATGTTCGAGTGGCTCCAGGCCACGCTGCTCACGCCGTTCGCGCTGCCCCAGCTCGTCGAGCGCATCCGCAAAGAGACGGCCGTGCCTGGCGCAGGGGTGACCGATCCCGAGCTCGAGGCCGCCGCGCGCGGGGTGCGTAGGCGCGCGAAATCGCCCGGGTTCCGCAGGCTCTTGCGCTTCACCTCGATCGTCACGGGCGACAACGCCATCACCTTCTTCAATTTCGGCCTGCTCACGTTCTCTCTCGCCAAGGTCGAGAAGACGATGATCGTGGCCGGCTTCGTGACCTTCGTCGTGGTCGCGCTCACGTGCGCGGCCTGGGTGAAGAAGGGCACGAGCGACGACGCGGCGTGA
- a CDS encoding serine/threonine protein kinase, which yields MSRPNRTATADELVVVQALEAGDLHFEAALGKYRLLGTLGHGGMADVYLAVADGPEGFRKLCVLKTLRDSMAQDEDFRAMFLDEARLAARLNHPNVVQTFEVDDSEGRLLLAMEYVEGQPVTRVRRRLSPEDFPLTAHIRVLCDVLDALDYAHHLTDFDGSVLGIVHRDVTPHNILVGYDGRVKLVDFGIAKSSAAVQMTQAGVLKGKVGYMAPEQASLQEIDGRADVFSVGVILWEAIAGKRLAEGLSARDALLRRVEGKDPKIAEVVPEVDPELAAICDRAMAHKPAARYAGASELQADLEQWLRKHGELPRKKWAKSLKDAFAPERQQLRSVVEQRLTDPRFSGIRNALLASTGAGRAADSGGTPALTSSGDGPTVAALRSSGSISGVHPSLVGAGAPAVPEASRSYPVAEGAQKPKPPYLGFALGGLAVVSVIAGVAFFAMSSRAQKPDVPPPVPSSTVVASPSTPASASAAPTEPTQVAAPTSASPSATHAPGKPGFHYPIPNVKPVVGAATGATPPTTPATTTPTATPPKPTARPLDDKDPYAP from the coding sequence ATGAGCCGCCCCAACCGCACAGCCACGGCCGACGAGCTCGTCGTCGTTCAAGCCCTCGAAGCCGGCGACCTCCATTTCGAGGCTGCGCTCGGCAAATACCGCCTGCTCGGCACGCTCGGGCACGGAGGCATGGCCGACGTCTACCTCGCCGTCGCCGACGGACCCGAGGGGTTCCGCAAGCTGTGCGTGCTGAAGACTCTCCGCGACTCGATGGCGCAGGACGAGGACTTTCGCGCCATGTTCCTCGACGAGGCGCGGCTCGCGGCGCGCCTCAACCACCCCAACGTGGTGCAGACGTTCGAGGTGGACGACAGCGAAGGTCGCCTCTTGCTCGCCATGGAGTACGTCGAGGGGCAGCCCGTCACGCGCGTTCGGAGGCGCCTCTCGCCCGAGGATTTCCCGCTCACGGCCCATATTCGTGTTTTGTGCGACGTGCTCGACGCGCTCGACTACGCCCACCACCTGACCGACTTCGACGGCTCGGTGCTCGGCATCGTCCACCGCGACGTGACCCCGCACAACATCCTCGTCGGCTACGACGGGCGCGTGAAGCTCGTCGACTTCGGCATCGCCAAGAGCTCGGCGGCCGTGCAGATGACACAAGCCGGGGTCCTCAAGGGCAAGGTCGGTTACATGGCGCCGGAGCAGGCGAGCCTCCAAGAGATCGACGGGCGCGCCGACGTGTTCTCGGTCGGGGTCATCTTGTGGGAGGCGATCGCGGGAAAACGCCTCGCCGAGGGGCTCTCCGCGCGCGATGCGCTCCTCCGTCGCGTCGAAGGGAAGGACCCGAAGATCGCCGAGGTCGTGCCCGAGGTGGATCCGGAGCTCGCCGCGATCTGCGATCGCGCGATGGCCCACAAGCCGGCGGCGCGGTACGCGGGCGCCTCCGAGCTCCAAGCCGATCTCGAGCAGTGGCTGCGCAAGCACGGTGAGCTCCCGCGAAAAAAGTGGGCAAAATCCCTCAAAGATGCGTTCGCGCCGGAGCGCCAACAGCTCCGATCGGTCGTCGAGCAGCGCCTCACCGATCCGCGCTTCAGCGGCATTCGGAACGCGCTGCTCGCGTCGACGGGGGCGGGGCGTGCGGCCGACTCGGGAGGGACCCCGGCGCTCACGTCGTCGGGGGACGGACCGACCGTCGCCGCGCTGCGTTCGTCAGGGTCGATCTCGGGCGTTCATCCTTCGTTGGTCGGCGCTGGGGCGCCGGCGGTGCCCGAGGCGTCACGCTCGTACCCTGTCGCTGAAGGTGCGCAGAAGCCAAAACCTCCCTACCTCGGTTTTGCCCTGGGGGGGCTCGCCGTCGTGTCGGTGATCGCGGGCGTCGCGTTCTTCGCGATGAGCTCGCGCGCCCAGAAGCCCGATGTCCCGCCGCCGGTGCCGTCGTCGACCGTGGTCGCTTCGCCGAGCACACCCGCGAGCGCCTCGGCGGCGCCCACCGAGCCGACGCAGGTCGCGGCCCCCACGAGCGCGAGCCCTTCGGCCACCCACGCGCCGGGCAAGCCAGGGTTCCACTATCCCATCCCCAACGTGAAGCCCGTGGTGGGCGCGGCGACCGGCGCGACGCCACCGACCACTCCCGCCACCACCACGCCGACGGCCACCCCACCGAAGCCGACGGCCCGCCCGCTCGACGACAAGGACCCCTACGCCCCATGA
- a CDS encoding SPFH domain-containing protein, with amino-acid sequence MEVVVPLLVASFVLTLGLFIKSLRSVEQGTICVVTMFGKYRRLLYPGLNFVVPFVEKVKTTISVQNRSMELTFQAITQDQANVYFKAMLLYSVLDQRESTIVNVAFKFIDESAFHQTMVRTVEGAVRSFVATKRQTEILALRGEIVSSVKEHLDTSLESWGYHLADLQMNDIVFDGPVMESMARVVASQNLLSAAENEGRALLVTKTRQAEAEGNAIRISAEADRVAQKLRGEGIALFREEAGRGMSVAVKEMEAAGMDPSLILFQMWTESLKHVAENGRGNVIFLDGSPQGMERTMQQMSALQLAASTPAGGPRTQRL; translated from the coding sequence ATGGAAGTCGTCGTCCCGCTCCTCGTCGCGTCGTTCGTGCTCACGCTGGGGCTCTTCATCAAGAGCCTCCGCTCGGTCGAGCAGGGCACCATCTGCGTGGTCACCATGTTCGGCAAGTACCGAAGGCTCCTCTACCCGGGCCTCAACTTCGTCGTGCCGTTCGTCGAGAAGGTGAAGACCACCATCTCGGTGCAGAACCGCTCCATGGAGCTCACGTTCCAGGCCATCACCCAGGACCAGGCCAACGTCTACTTCAAGGCGATGCTGCTCTACTCGGTGCTCGACCAGCGCGAGAGCACCATCGTCAACGTCGCCTTCAAGTTCATCGACGAGAGCGCGTTCCACCAGACCATGGTGCGCACCGTCGAGGGCGCGGTGCGCAGCTTCGTGGCCACCAAGCGCCAGACCGAGATCCTCGCGCTGCGCGGCGAGATCGTGAGCTCGGTGAAGGAGCACCTCGACACGAGCCTCGAGTCGTGGGGCTACCACCTCGCCGATCTTCAGATGAACGACATCGTGTTCGACGGCCCCGTCATGGAGTCGATGGCGCGCGTCGTCGCTTCGCAGAACCTGCTCTCGGCCGCCGAGAACGAGGGCCGCGCCCTGCTCGTCACGAAGACGCGCCAGGCCGAGGCCGAGGGCAACGCGATCCGCATCTCGGCCGAGGCCGACCGCGTCGCGCAGAAGCTCCGCGGCGAGGGCATCGCGCTCTTCCGCGAAGAGGCCGGCCGGGGCATGAGCGTCGCCGTGAAGGAGATGGAAGCCGCGGGCATGGACCCGTCGCTCATCCTCTTCCAGATGTGGACCGAGTCGCTCAAGCACGTGGCCGAGAACGGTCGCGGCAACGTGATCTTCCTCGACGGCTCGCCCCAGGGCATGGAGCGCACGATGCAGCAGATGAGCGCGCTCCAGCTCGCGGCCAGCACGCCCGCGGGCGGCCCGCGCACGCAGCGACTCTGA
- the aepY gene encoding phosphonopyruvate decarboxylase, producing the protein MITAESFIQAAKGHGFSLYTGVPCSYLKPFINYVIDAEDLEYVGATNEGDAVAIASGAELGGKRAVVMFQNSGFGNTVNPLTSLNMIFDIPCLVITTLRGEPGGPKDEPQHALMGQITTGLFDLMRIPWEYFPTEESEVAPVLERATKHMNEKKQPYGLVMKKDSVAPHKLKTKAEPRDVHAAQLAASFTWPKERPSRTEVLTAVQKSLRPGDVVVATTGHTGRELYALEDKPNQLYMVGSMGCAGSFGLGLALAQPNRRVIVLDGDGAALMRLGALATIGFERPKNLLHILLDNELHESTGGQSTVSHSVDSALVAAASGYPKVLRVPTTDGVASLVAGETSELTFAHVKTRPGSPEDLPRPTVTPVQVKDRMIAWMKENP; encoded by the coding sequence ATGATCACTGCCGAGAGCTTCATTCAGGCCGCGAAGGGCCACGGGTTTTCCCTCTATACGGGCGTGCCTTGCTCGTACCTGAAGCCGTTCATCAACTACGTGATCGACGCCGAGGACCTCGAGTACGTCGGCGCGACGAACGAGGGCGACGCGGTGGCGATCGCCTCGGGGGCGGAGCTCGGCGGCAAGCGCGCCGTGGTCATGTTCCAGAACTCGGGCTTCGGCAACACGGTGAACCCGCTCACCTCGCTGAACATGATCTTCGACATCCCGTGCCTCGTGATCACCACGCTGCGCGGCGAGCCCGGCGGCCCGAAGGACGAGCCGCAGCACGCGCTCATGGGCCAAATCACGACGGGGCTCTTCGACCTGATGCGCATCCCGTGGGAGTACTTCCCCACCGAGGAGAGCGAGGTCGCCCCGGTGCTCGAGCGCGCGACGAAGCACATGAACGAGAAGAAGCAGCCGTACGGCCTCGTCATGAAGAAAGACAGCGTCGCGCCGCACAAGCTCAAGACGAAGGCCGAGCCTCGTGACGTGCACGCGGCGCAGCTCGCGGCGTCGTTCACGTGGCCCAAGGAGCGCCCCTCGCGCACCGAGGTGCTCACGGCCGTGCAGAAGTCGCTCCGCCCCGGGGACGTGGTCGTCGCGACGACGGGCCACACGGGCCGCGAGCTCTACGCCCTCGAGGACAAACCGAACCAGCTCTACATGGTGGGCAGCATGGGCTGCGCCGGCAGCTTCGGGCTCGGCCTCGCGCTCGCGCAGCCGAACCGACGCGTGATCGTGCTCGACGGCGACGGGGCCGCGCTCATGCGCCTCGGCGCGCTCGCGACGATCGGCTTCGAGCGCCCGAAGAACCTGCTCCACATCCTGCTCGACAACGAGCTCCACGAGTCGACGGGTGGGCAGTCCACGGTGTCGCACTCGGTCGACTCGGCGCTCGTCGCGGCTGCCTCGGGCTACCCGAAGGTGCTGCGCGTCCCCACGACGGACGGCGTCGCTTCGCTCGTCGCCGGCGAGACCAGCGAGCTTACGTTCGCGCACGTGAAGACGCGGCCCGGCTCGCCCGAGGACCTCCCTCGCCCCACCGTCACGCCGGTGCAGGTGAAGGATCGCATGATCGCGTGGATGAAGGAGAACCCGTGA
- a CDS encoding NTP transferase domain-containing protein gives MIDKAVILAAGLGNRISAVAKDVPKPLLPLSGEPGSHPTFLDWHFRALERAGCKEAYFVGNAKTYGTKLPESKTMKSAWILNPTEDVSTSGSGHSAWFAWKSEHGILDGKSRVVLMDADILYDPSIYEALAAGPSTGPSKTLVCTEFRDTQEEVLVFADPKAPSVPVMHGKGLLRTPMTEKLQCVGEATGILLWEPGDHEALAQVTDWVVRYSTAKARSEHEDITQRMMMAGRMQIAGFARHVPFMECDTPDEYHVLTTEMFPRLRGTLGF, from the coding sequence ATGATCGACAAAGCCGTCATTTTGGCCGCAGGTCTCGGCAACCGCATCTCGGCCGTCGCGAAGGACGTACCGAAGCCCCTCCTGCCGCTCTCGGGCGAGCCCGGCTCGCACCCCACCTTCCTCGACTGGCACTTCCGCGCCCTCGAGCGCGCGGGCTGCAAAGAGGCCTACTTCGTGGGCAACGCGAAGACGTACGGCACGAAGCTGCCCGAGTCGAAGACCATGAAGAGCGCGTGGATCCTGAACCCGACCGAGGACGTGTCCACGTCGGGCTCGGGCCACTCGGCGTGGTTCGCGTGGAAGAGCGAGCACGGCATCCTCGACGGAAAATCGCGCGTCGTGCTCATGGACGCCGACATCCTCTACGACCCCTCGATCTACGAGGCGCTCGCGGCAGGACCGAGCACGGGGCCGTCGAAGACGCTCGTGTGCACCGAGTTCCGCGACACGCAGGAAGAGGTGCTCGTGTTCGCCGATCCGAAGGCCCCGAGCGTGCCCGTGATGCACGGCAAGGGCCTCTTGCGCACGCCCATGACCGAGAAGCTCCAGTGCGTCGGCGAGGCGACGGGCATCTTGCTGTGGGAGCCCGGCGATCACGAGGCGCTCGCCCAGGTGACCGACTGGGTCGTCCGCTACTCGACCGCGAAGGCGCGGAGCGAGCACGAGGACATCACGCAGCGCATGATGATGGCCGGACGCATGCAGATCGCAGGTTTCGCCCGGCACGTGCCCTTCATGGAGTGCGACACGCCGGACGAGTACCACGTGCTCACGACCGAGATGTTCCCGCGGCTGCGGGGCACGCTCGGCTTCTGA
- a CDS encoding aminotransferase class V-fold PLP-dependent enzyme, protein MKLLNPGPVTLTARVRAALARPDMCHREGEFADMCSKILSKIGSVYPASKAGYTPVLLTSSGTGAVEAMLSVVPRKEHAKGMRTLVVANGVYGERAAAMLAAQGKEHDVVSSPWTRPMDVTKVDELLSKGEYAHVFAVHHETTTGRLNDLPALGAICKKHGVKLLLDAVSSFAGEDIRFDEWNLEACAGTANKCIHGVPGIAFVLVANEVFTSRETGATSVYLDLFRYRKEQAKGFSPFTQSVHVLFALDEALDELAEQGGWEKRHQKYAALTKQVREGLFALGIQPFLEDADSTGATLSSYRLPKGLTYEKLHDHLKNKGFVIYAGQGPFSGEMFRIAVMGDVDAGDMTRLLGEIRATLA, encoded by the coding sequence ATGAAGCTCCTGAACCCCGGGCCGGTGACGCTCACGGCCCGCGTGAGGGCCGCGCTCGCGCGCCCCGACATGTGCCACCGCGAAGGAGAGTTCGCGGATATGTGCTCGAAAATACTGAGCAAAATTGGCTCGGTGTACCCTGCATCCAAAGCCGGGTACACGCCGGTGCTGCTCACGTCGTCGGGTACGGGGGCGGTCGAGGCGATGCTCTCGGTCGTACCGCGCAAAGAGCACGCGAAGGGCATGCGAACCCTCGTCGTCGCGAACGGCGTGTACGGCGAGCGCGCGGCGGCCATGCTCGCGGCGCAGGGCAAGGAGCACGACGTCGTCTCGTCGCCGTGGACGCGCCCGATGGACGTCACCAAGGTCGACGAGCTGCTCTCGAAGGGCGAGTACGCTCACGTCTTCGCCGTGCACCACGAGACCACGACGGGGCGCCTCAACGACCTGCCGGCGCTCGGCGCGATCTGCAAGAAACACGGCGTGAAGCTCCTGCTCGACGCGGTGTCGAGCTTCGCCGGAGAGGACATCCGCTTCGATGAATGGAACCTCGAGGCGTGCGCGGGCACGGCCAACAAGTGCATCCACGGCGTGCCCGGGATCGCGTTCGTGCTCGTGGCCAACGAGGTCTTCACGTCCCGCGAGACGGGCGCGACGAGCGTCTACCTCGACCTCTTCCGGTACCGCAAAGAGCAGGCGAAGGGCTTCTCTCCCTTCACCCAGTCGGTGCACGTGCTCTTCGCCCTCGACGAGGCCCTCGACGAGCTCGCCGAGCAAGGCGGCTGGGAGAAGCGCCACCAGAAGTACGCAGCGCTGACGAAGCAGGTGCGCGAAGGCCTCTTCGCACTTGGCATCCAGCCCTTCCTCGAGGACGCCGACTCGACCGGGGCGACGCTCTCGAGCTACCGACTGCCGAAGGGGCTCACCTACGAGAAGCTCCACGATCACCTGAAAAACAAGGGGTTCGTGATCTACGCGGGCCAAGGGCCGTTCTCGGGCGAGATGTTCCGCATCGCCGTCATGGGCGACGTGGACGCGGGCGACATGACGCGCTTGCTCGGGGAGATCCGCGCGACCCTGGCGTGA